Proteins encoded by one window of Candidatus Auribacterota bacterium:
- a CDS encoding BMC domain-containing protein: protein MDPALLTLEFNSVAAGIALSDMLVKQAAVKLLDSRTVCPGKYIVMLTGDVDALKSSLSAALDSELGETITEHHLLPHVHPRVVAAINGVPEYGEIKSVGVIETYGVPACIRSGDAGAKAAGVAVIEIRLANAQGGKCIVVFSGKQHEVEAALAAGRAAAEEMQGLVNSIIIEHPHECVSKFLES from the coding sequence ATGGACCCAGCGCTTCTCACTCTCGAATTTAACAGCGTGGCGGCAGGGATCGCCCTGTCGGACATGCTCGTGAAACAGGCCGCGGTGAAGCTCCTGGATTCGCGGACAGTGTGCCCCGGGAAATACATCGTCATGCTCACCGGCGATGTGGATGCGCTTAAATCTTCGCTCTCCGCCGCGCTGGATTCCGAGCTGGGTGAAACGATTACCGAACACCACCTCTTGCCCCATGTCCACCCCCGGGTAGTAGCAGCGATCAACGGTGTCCCTGAGTATGGAGAAATAAAGTCCGTCGGCGTCATCGAGACCTACGGCGTGCCGGCGTGCATCCGGTCGGGAGACGCGGGTGCCAAGGCGGCGGGTGTAGCGGTTATTGAAATCCGGCTCGCGAATGCACAGGGCGGGAAGTGCATCGTTGTCTTTTCCGGAAAACAGCACGAGGTTGAGGCAGCCCTGGCGGCCGGGAGGGCCGCTGCCGAGGAGATGCAGGGGCTCGTCAACAGCATCATCATCGAGCACCCGCACGAGTGCGTGTCGAAGTTTCTGGAGTCATAA
- a CDS encoding phosphomannomutase/phosphoglucomutase, producing MAKIPANIFREYDIRGLVGKDLTDKTVELLGKGAGTYLGRKGITKIALGRDVRLSSKSYRDAILNGLMATGLHVVDIGMVTTPMLYFSLFGKEIQGGVMITGSHNPPEYNGFKVAEGKSTIYGEKIQEVREIIESGDFLQGKGRVEETSVVDDYCRAVKSRTRMGNRKIKVVVDAGNGTTGPTSPQILRDLGCDVTCMYGDPDGHFPNHHPDPTLPEAVKDLREKTLALRADVGIGFDGDGDRIGVIDEKGTIIWVDMLLILYARDLLSRLPGAKVIFDVKCSHLCTVEIRKAGGIPIMWKTGHSLIKKKMQEEGAPLAGEMSGHVCFADNYFGYDDATYAACRLVQILSNTDKSLSQLLSDIPKTYTTPEIRLECPDDKKFNIVKELKEYFDKNYDTLDIDGVRVVFPDGWGLVRPSNTQPVLVLRFEAETAERLEEIKGLVAGKLKEYLPEAEI from the coding sequence ATGGCGAAGATACCAGCGAATATTTTCAGGGAATACGATATCCGTGGACTTGTGGGAAAGGACCTCACGGACAAAACGGTGGAGCTCCTCGGGAAGGGGGCGGGAACATACCTGGGCAGGAAGGGCATCACGAAGATTGCGCTCGGGCGCGACGTGCGCCTGAGCTCGAAGAGCTACCGTGATGCCATTCTGAATGGTCTCATGGCGACCGGCCTCCACGTGGTGGATATCGGCATGGTCACCACGCCCATGCTCTACTTCTCTCTCTTCGGGAAGGAGATCCAGGGCGGGGTGATGATCACCGGGAGCCATAATCCGCCCGAATATAACGGATTCAAGGTTGCCGAGGGGAAGTCAACGATATACGGAGAAAAAATCCAGGAGGTCAGGGAGATCATTGAGTCGGGAGACTTTCTCCAGGGGAAGGGGCGGGTGGAAGAGACCTCGGTCGTTGATGACTACTGCCGCGCCGTTAAATCGCGCACGAGGATGGGGAATAGGAAGATCAAGGTGGTGGTGGACGCCGGGAACGGAACCACGGGCCCGACGAGCCCTCAGATTTTGCGCGATCTCGGCTGCGATGTGACCTGCATGTACGGCGATCCGGACGGCCACTTCCCTAATCATCACCCCGACCCCACACTCCCCGAAGCGGTGAAGGATTTGCGTGAGAAAACGCTCGCGCTCAGGGCCGATGTGGGGATAGGCTTCGATGGGGATGGCGACCGGATCGGCGTGATCGATGAGAAGGGCACGATTATCTGGGTGGACATGCTACTCATCCTCTACGCGCGCGATCTGCTGAGCAGACTGCCCGGTGCGAAGGTGATCTTCGACGTCAAGTGTTCACATCTCTGCACGGTTGAGATCAGAAAGGCGGGCGGGATCCCGATCATGTGGAAGACCGGCCACTCGCTCATCAAGAAGAAGATGCAGGAGGAGGGGGCGCCCCTCGCCGGCGAGATGAGCGGGCATGTCTGTTTCGCCGACAACTATTTCGGCTACGACGATGCCACGTATGCCGCGTGCCGCCTGGTTCAGATCCTCTCCAACACTGACAAGTCCCTCTCGCAACTGCTCTCGGATATCCCGAAGACCTACACCACCCCGGAGATACGGCTCGAGTGCCCCGACGACAAGAAGTTCAATATCGTCAAGGAGCTCAAGGAGTACTTCGACAAGAACTATGACACGCTCGATATCGACGGCGTGCGGGTGGTGTTCCCGGACGGGTGGGGCCTTGTGCGCCCCTCGAACACGCAGCCCGTCCTCGTCCTCCGTTTCGAGGCGGAGACAGCCGAACGGCTGGAGGAGATCAAGGGACTGGTGGCCGGAAAGCTGAAGGAGTACCTGCCGGAGGCGGAAATCTAA
- a CDS encoding SLBB domain-containing protein, which produces MSIVDQVRTAGVVGAGGAGFPAWKKMSARADCVIANGSECEPLLRVDQQLMTLYACEIVEGMKLVMQSTGATKGIIALKEKYHRAVIALEGCPGRDGIDIHLLENYYPAGDEQALVCDVLGKIVPEGGIPIDIGVVVQNVGTLVNICRAREGQPVTHRWLTVTGAVREPRTIIAPVGTPVGDAIAAAGGPTVAPYAVIDGGPMMGSESKGVVMKTTTSVIVLPVDHKLVRYKRKPIDRDVKSARSACEGCRFCTDLCPRFLLGHALEPHAIMRAVAYQAVEEIDPAIVAQSYLCCQCGLCGMYACPTMLSPERIIKAFIDGLKNSGAAPIHKRKRLEPHPERSFRRPPVHDLVSRFQLEEYDVDAPMVSEPLEVAAVNIPLKQHVGVACGPLVKVGEKVAAGQMIGDVPEGGLGAPIHASISGVVSSVSAEEIGIRA; this is translated from the coding sequence ATGAGTATAGTTGATCAGGTCAGAACTGCCGGGGTCGTCGGCGCGGGCGGGGCGGGCTTCCCTGCCTGGAAGAAGATGAGCGCACGGGCTGATTGCGTGATTGCGAACGGCTCCGAGTGCGAACCGCTCCTCCGCGTGGATCAGCAGCTCATGACCCTCTACGCGTGCGAGATCGTCGAGGGGATGAAGCTGGTGATGCAGTCCACCGGCGCGACAAAGGGCATCATCGCCCTCAAGGAAAAATATCACAGGGCGGTCATCGCGCTCGAGGGGTGCCCGGGCAGGGACGGCATCGACATTCACCTCCTCGAGAATTACTATCCCGCCGGCGACGAGCAGGCCCTCGTCTGCGATGTCCTCGGGAAGATCGTCCCCGAGGGCGGCATTCCCATCGACATCGGCGTGGTGGTCCAGAACGTGGGCACGCTCGTCAACATCTGCCGCGCGAGGGAGGGGCAGCCGGTGACGCACCGGTGGCTCACCGTCACGGGCGCGGTGCGGGAGCCGAGGACGATCATCGCGCCCGTGGGCACCCCTGTCGGGGACGCGATCGCCGCGGCGGGCGGCCCGACGGTCGCGCCCTACGCGGTGATCGATGGCGGACCGATGATGGGATCTGAATCGAAGGGCGTGGTGATGAAGACGACCACGAGCGTGATCGTCCTGCCGGTGGATCACAAGCTGGTACGGTACAAGAGAAAGCCGATCGACCGTGACGTGAAAAGCGCCAGATCGGCCTGCGAGGGATGCCGGTTTTGCACCGACCTCTGCCCGCGATTCCTCCTCGGCCACGCGCTGGAACCCCACGCGATCATGCGCGCCGTCGCCTACCAGGCAGTTGAGGAGATCGACCCGGCGATCGTTGCCCAGTCGTACCTCTGCTGCCAGTGCGGCCTCTGTGGTATGTACGCCTGCCCGACGATGCTTTCTCCCGAGAGGATCATCAAGGCCTTTATCGACGGCCTCAAGAATTCCGGGGCGGCTCCGATTCACAAGAGAAAGCGGTTGGAGCCGCATCCGGAAAGGAGTTTCAGGCGTCCTCCGGTGCACGACCTTGTCTCCCGCTTTCAGCTTGAGGAGTACGATGTTGACGCCCCAATGGTGAGCGAGCCGCTCGAGGTGGCCGCGGTGAATATCCCGCTGAAACAGCATGTCGGTGTCGCGTGCGGTCCGTTGGTGAAGGTAGGGGAGAAGGTCGCTGCGGGACAGATGATCGGCGATGTGCCAGAAGGGGGCCTCGGGGCGCCCATTCACGCGAGCATCAGCGGCGTCGTTTCCAGCGTGAGCGCCGAGGAGATAGGCATCCGCGCCTAG